Within Sorangiineae bacterium MSr11367, the genomic segment TCCATGGACGATCTGACCGCGGAAGCAGGGCTGACGCGGGGCGCGCTGTACCACAACTTCGGCGATAAGAAGGGCCTGCTCCAGGCCGTGATCGATCAGATGGACGCCGAGATGGGGGTTCGATTGCGTGCGGTGCGGGAGCGGGCACAGACGCCGTGGCTCGCATTGCTCGACGAGAGCATCGCGTACATCGAGATGGCGTTGGAGCCGGAGATCCAGCGCATCATGCTGCTCGACGGGCCGGCCGTGCTTGGCGATCCATCGCGATGGCCGAACCAGACGGCGTGCCTTCGCACGACGACGCAAACGATCCAAGCGCTCATCGACGAGGGAACGGTCCGGCCCGTGGATGCGGAAGCGGCCGCCCGGCTTCT encodes:
- a CDS encoding TetR/AcrR family transcriptional regulator, which codes for MAARRRAQMVEETRAKLIEAARKAFAAKGYAAASMDDLTAEAGLTRGALYHNFGDKKGLLQAVIDQMDAEMGVRLRAVRERAQTPWLALLDESIAYIEMALEPEIQRIMLLDGPAVLGDPSRWPNQTACLRTTTQTIQALIDEGTVRPVDAEAAARLLNGAALNASLWIAAADDPHAVLAKAVDAFRHLAVGLLQSADMATRP